In Maridesulfovibrio sp., a single genomic region encodes these proteins:
- a CDS encoding Lrp/AsnC family transcriptional regulator, whose amino-acid sequence MSKRKIDETDRRILTILQNSGRVSNADIARKVGMAPSAVLERVRKLERKGVLVGYEAIVDPKAVGRSLTAFIFVNVNEGVGATSTGLALAKVPGVLEVHYCAGRDSYLIKVRCEDTDGLAIMLGQIGRIETVRDTNSTIVLNTIRESRAIPLEDEDLN is encoded by the coding sequence ATGAGTAAGAGAAAAATTGACGAAACTGATCGTAGAATTCTGACGATACTTCAGAATAGTGGCAGAGTCTCCAATGCTGATATAGCCCGCAAAGTGGGCATGGCTCCTTCGGCAGTGTTGGAAAGAGTGCGTAAGCTTGAGCGCAAGGGCGTGCTGGTGGGCTATGAAGCCATAGTCGATCCAAAAGCTGTGGGCAGATCACTTACCGCCTTTATCTTTGTAAACGTAAACGAAGGTGTCGGTGCAACTTCAACAGGGCTGGCTCTTGCCAAGGTTCCAGGCGTCCTTGAGGTTCACTATTGTGCCGGGCGGGACAGTTATCTGATCAAAGTCCGCTGTGAAGATACCGACGGGCTTGCGATCATGCTGGGACAGATCGGCCGTATTGAAACTGTCCGCGACACCAATTCCACCATTGTTCTGAACACGATCAGGGAATCACGTGCAATTCCTTTGGAAGATGAAGATTTGAATTAG
- a CDS encoding 1,4-dihydroxy-6-naphthoate synthase, translating into MRKILEVGYSPCPNDTFIFHALASGAVRIEPFSLNITLADVEELNSLARSGRMDVCKVSAHAAAHIMNDYVLLRAGGAMGRGVGPLLLSGEPCTIGDLNGKRVAIPGRNTTANLLFGLLCRESGVRVETEEMVFDRIMPAVKEGRVAAGVVIHEGRFTYQTMGLSKIEDLGRWWEDFSGLPIPLGSIAIKRSLGPEIASLVNSAIRKSLTLSHVDSSLAWPYIKEHAQEMDDAVIREHIETFVTDYSMDVGEEGEQAVSRLLREAALMDNIVLPDLPVFIDA; encoded by the coding sequence ATGAGAAAAATACTTGAAGTGGGCTATTCTCCATGCCCCAATGATACGTTTATATTCCATGCCCTTGCCAGCGGTGCTGTCCGGATTGAGCCTTTCAGCCTGAATATCACCCTTGCCGATGTGGAAGAGCTCAATTCCCTGGCCCGGTCGGGACGTATGGATGTCTGCAAGGTCTCGGCACACGCTGCCGCCCATATCATGAATGATTATGTCCTGCTGCGTGCAGGCGGAGCCATGGGGCGCGGAGTCGGTCCTCTTCTGCTTTCCGGAGAACCTTGTACCATAGGTGACCTGAATGGCAAGCGCGTAGCCATACCTGGACGCAACACCACAGCAAATCTCCTTTTCGGTCTTCTCTGCCGGGAGTCCGGGGTTCGGGTTGAAACCGAGGAAATGGTTTTCGACCGGATCATGCCTGCGGTGAAAGAGGGCAGAGTTGCGGCCGGGGTAGTCATTCACGAAGGCCGTTTCACCTATCAGACCATGGGATTGTCAAAAATAGAGGACCTTGGTCGATGGTGGGAGGATTTTTCCGGTCTGCCCATACCGCTTGGCTCCATTGCCATCAAACGCTCTCTTGGACCGGAGATCGCTTCACTCGTCAATTCTGCCATCCGCAAGAGCCTGACGTTATCACACGTGGATTCAAGTCTGGCCTGGCCTTATATCAAAGAACATGCGCAGGAGATGGATGATGCGGTCATCCGCGAGCACATTGAAACGTTCGTTACCGATTACTCAATGGATGTCGGTGAAGAAGGTGAGCAGGCTGTTTCCAGACTTCTGCGTGAAGCTGCTTTGATGGACAATATTGTCCTGCCCGACCTACCTGTCTTTATTGATGCGTGA
- the yjgA gene encoding ribosome biogenesis factor YjgA encodes MYDSEDLYDDKEQYSGPSRSQKKRDMIALQDLAERLMKLSPELVKKCGLPDYFITEVLDAISMTSHEARRRQTQYLGKLMRDMDSRPLIDFLDDIEDGNRKDNKKFHQLEKWRDSLVEGDMSILDELLEIYPDADRQRLAQLARNAKKEKAQNKPPKASRALFKALRELSEAK; translated from the coding sequence ATGTACGACTCAGAAGACCTGTATGATGACAAGGAACAATACTCCGGCCCGAGCCGCTCACAGAAAAAAAGGGACATGATCGCCCTGCAGGACCTGGCTGAACGGTTGATGAAACTCAGCCCGGAACTGGTAAAAAAATGCGGTCTTCCCGATTATTTCATCACGGAAGTACTGGATGCCATCTCCATGACTTCGCATGAAGCAAGACGCAGGCAGACACAATATCTGGGAAAGCTCATGCGGGATATGGACTCCCGGCCGCTGATCGACTTCCTTGATGATATTGAGGACGGCAACAGGAAGGACAACAAAAAATTCCACCAACTGGAAAAGTGGCGCGACTCCCTTGTCGAGGGAGACATGTCTATCCTTGACGAACTGCTGGAAATTTACCCGGATGCGGACAGACAGAGGCTGGCCCAGTTGGCGCGCAATGCCAAAAAGGAAAAAGCCCAGAACAAGCCGCCGAAAGCTTCAAGAGCCCTTTTCAAGGCATTAAGGGAATTATCTGAAGCCAAATGA
- a CDS encoding MlaD family protein produces MSRKTNPFRVGLFIIIGTMLLVVVLAILGAGKIFQHSVKMETYLNESVNGLEIGSPIKFRGVKIGSVSEIGFVTDHYTKMDQTDMRYVYVQGEITHEMFKSKEVNDIMKYLNKEIKLGLRARTVSLGLTGQLFLEIDYVDPTKNHPLKITWKPENIYVPSAPSMLSRVEGAVASISETLEDINQAKISEAVEDVRSVAQSLSKFLESSDAGAISKKLTGTLAQTEKFMTRINQLLAAPEIDTLMPDVAASAANLRKVMDSSSGDIVMALHDIRIASASAKNVVGGMETYINSNQTKQTLTDLSKTLNNISDASDRIKAAAVRFESTLSRVNMTVAGQQGNIDSILDNVRRLVENLRELSNEARQYPSGVLFGEPPRKGHVK; encoded by the coding sequence ATGAGTCGCAAAACCAACCCGTTCAGAGTGGGACTCTTCATAATCATCGGTACCATGCTGTTGGTCGTGGTTCTGGCGATTCTGGGTGCAGGGAAGATATTCCAGCACTCGGTAAAAATGGAAACATACCTCAACGAATCCGTAAACGGACTGGAAATAGGCTCCCCCATAAAATTCCGAGGAGTCAAGATCGGCTCGGTAAGCGAAATAGGATTTGTCACCGACCATTATACAAAGATGGACCAGACGGACATGCGCTACGTGTACGTTCAGGGTGAAATAACCCATGAAATGTTCAAGAGCAAAGAAGTAAATGACATCATGAAGTATCTCAACAAAGAGATAAAACTGGGGCTGCGTGCTCGAACAGTATCTCTAGGGCTGACCGGACAGCTTTTTCTGGAAATAGACTATGTGGACCCGACCAAAAATCACCCGCTGAAAATAACCTGGAAACCGGAAAATATATATGTCCCCTCCGCCCCGTCCATGCTCAGCAGGGTTGAAGGAGCAGTTGCGTCTATCAGCGAAACTCTTGAAGACATCAACCAGGCCAAGATTTCCGAAGCGGTGGAAGATGTCCGCTCAGTAGCCCAGAGCCTCTCCAAATTCCTTGAGAGTTCCGATGCAGGGGCCATAAGCAAGAAACTGACCGGAACCCTTGCACAGACCGAAAAATTCATGACCAGGATCAACCAGTTGCTCGCAGCGCCGGAGATTGACACTCTCATGCCGGACGTGGCCGCATCCGCCGCCAACCTGCGCAAGGTTATGGATAGTTCTTCCGGAGATATTGTTATGGCACTGCATGACATCCGCATTGCCTCGGCAAGCGCCAAAAATGTTGTCGGGGGGATGGAAACATATATCAACAGCAACCAGACCAAGCAGACTCTTACCGATCTTTCCAAAACGCTCAACAATATCAGCGATGCTTCGGACAGGATAAAGGCTGCTGCTGTGCGCTTTGAAAGCACTCTTTCGCGGGTGAATATGACCGTGGCCGGTCAGCAGGGCAACATAGATTCCATACTGGATAACGTGCGGCGTCTGGTAGAAAATCTGCGGGAACTCAGCAACGAGGCCAGACAGTATCCGTCAGGTGTTCTTTTCGGTGAACCGCCCAGAAAAGGTCATGTTAAATAG
- a CDS encoding diguanylate cyclase, with protein sequence MSRFPDTEDTVEYGQLKKAYEELKKLTLEKCPECGQVRFRDLFDGAASAIAVLDSLGNVLCINNAFRDLSGYASSEIIGQPLCQIVTKSGDTEGREFLENIFSTPDLRSNLSMPIVDRHQEQHYVDLSIANVDIGSGQRNSICIFSDVTSERENEMRREELIEELMEAKELQEDNSARLTMLLHELDEKNLELETEVAERKKAEALLRESEERFKNLSITDQLTGLFNRRHMVDVAEREVSVSNKMNSPLSFILMDIDDFKVYNDTYGHAAGDVVLARVGRIIRETVRDTDLAFRYGGEEFLIVLPVTDGPTAMQLAEEIRKAVSRERYYPAGNGVVQKTMSIGVAQYLIGEPLEKVLKRADDNMYKSKIRGKNKVYFSCETGDSQFG encoded by the coding sequence GTGAGTAGGTTTCCTGATACTGAAGATACAGTAGAGTATGGTCAATTGAAGAAAGCATACGAAGAATTAAAGAAGTTGACTTTGGAAAAGTGCCCCGAATGCGGACAGGTCCGGTTTCGGGATCTTTTCGATGGAGCTGCTTCAGCCATTGCCGTTCTGGACTCTCTGGGGAATGTCCTTTGCATTAACAATGCCTTCCGGGATTTGAGCGGTTATGCTTCAAGTGAAATCATTGGTCAACCTTTGTGCCAAATTGTAACTAAATCTGGCGATACCGAGGGGCGTGAATTTCTGGAAAATATTTTCAGTACTCCGGATTTACGTTCGAATCTGAGTATGCCCATCGTTGATAGACATCAGGAACAGCATTACGTGGACCTGAGCATAGCTAATGTCGACATCGGTTCCGGGCAGCGGAACAGCATCTGTATTTTTTCGGATGTGACCAGTGAACGTGAAAACGAGATGCGGCGAGAAGAACTCATCGAGGAGCTGATGGAAGCCAAGGAACTGCAGGAGGACAACTCCGCAAGGCTGACCATGCTGCTGCACGAACTGGACGAAAAGAATCTGGAGCTTGAAACGGAAGTTGCGGAAAGGAAAAAAGCGGAAGCTCTGCTGCGGGAAAGTGAGGAACGGTTCAAAAATCTGAGCATTACCGATCAGCTGACAGGGCTTTTCAACCGGCGGCATATGGTGGACGTTGCTGAAAGGGAAGTTTCCGTCAGCAATAAGATGAACAGCCCGCTCAGCTTTATCCTCATGGATATTGACGATTTCAAGGTATACAATGATACCTACGGCCATGCAGCCGGGGATGTTGTGCTCGCACGTGTAGGACGCATAATTCGCGAAACCGTGAGGGATACGGACCTTGCATTTCGTTATGGCGGAGAGGAATTTCTAATTGTATTGCCTGTAACTGACGGCCCTACTGCAATGCAGCTGGCCGAGGAAATACGAAAAGCCGTTTCAAGAGAGAGATATTATCCTGCCGGAAACGGAGTTGTTCAGAAGACCATGAGTATAGGCGTTGCGCAGTATCTCATCGGTGAGCCGCTGGAAAAAGTGCTCAAACGGGCAGATGACAATATGTACAAGTCGAAAATTCGCGGCAAGAACAAGGTATATTTTTCCTGTGAGACAGGAGATTCACAGTTCGGTTAA
- a CDS encoding DUF445 family protein, which yields MITIKLLLSPVICALIGWFTNYLAVKMLFHPHHPIKIGPFTIQGIFPKRQKELAARLGEMIERELISHTDIKNVIHDPKFIDSHKEVVLDYLDVFFRERLTSLHPMVGMFLNDETMKTVKGMLSKELDEMLPKLIETTSSQLECSLDFKCLVQDKVECFSMEQLEAILFSIMKKEFKFIEVIGGVLGFLIGLIQVLIFML from the coding sequence ATGATAACAATAAAGCTGCTGCTCTCACCTGTAATCTGCGCTCTCATCGGGTGGTTCACCAACTATCTTGCTGTAAAAATGCTTTTCCACCCGCATCATCCTATAAAAATAGGTCCGTTTACAATTCAGGGCATATTTCCCAAACGACAGAAAGAACTGGCAGCCCGTCTCGGCGAGATGATAGAACGCGAACTCATCTCTCATACAGATATAAAAAATGTCATTCATGACCCTAAGTTCATAGACAGCCACAAGGAAGTTGTTCTGGATTATCTGGACGTTTTCTTTCGTGAACGGCTGACAAGCCTGCATCCGATGGTAGGAATGTTTCTGAATGACGAAACAATGAAAACTGTCAAGGGAATGCTCTCCAAAGAACTTGATGAAATGCTGCCTAAACTCATTGAAACCACTTCGTCCCAACTTGAGTGTTCACTGGATTTCAAATGTCTGGTTCAGGACAAGGTTGAATGTTTTTCCATGGAACAACTTGAGGCAATCCTTTTCTCCATAATGAAAAAGGAATTCAAATTTATCGAAGTGATCGGCGGAGTACTTGGTTTCCTCATCGGCCTGATCCAGGTTCTCATCTTCATGCTGTAA
- a CDS encoding EamA family transporter produces MPSTTLLYLKLIGSVIFWGGTWIAGRTLAGHLTPYSAAFLRFLFATVFMFFLVCRGTGHKPRCSRKDILPLAFLGFTGVFLYNILFFSGLKTVPVGRAALIIAATPSFIALGSALIFKEKFPPGKAVGFVLALLGVSTIIGHGNPVSILTEGANFGDLCIIGCALSWGTYSLAGKPVLRRVSALESVYWSCLFGTFMLIGPALYHGLINEAMNASFVDYICVLYLALLGTGLSFSWYFSAIREIGPSKTGIFINLVPVVAIFLGVVMLGEQVDMFLVIGGTLTIAGVWLTNRSK; encoded by the coding sequence ATGCCAAGCACTACCCTGCTCTATCTCAAACTCATTGGATCAGTTATTTTCTGGGGCGGAACATGGATTGCCGGCCGCACACTTGCCGGACATCTGACCCCTTACTCGGCAGCATTCCTGCGCTTTCTTTTTGCCACAGTATTCATGTTTTTCCTGGTCTGCAGAGGAACAGGCCACAAGCCCAGATGCAGCAGAAAGGATATTCTGCCGTTGGCATTTCTCGGATTCACCGGGGTATTTCTCTACAATATTCTTTTCTTCAGCGGCCTGAAGACCGTCCCCGTAGGAAGGGCCGCATTGATAATCGCAGCCACCCCGAGCTTCATCGCTCTGGGGTCCGCGCTGATATTCAAAGAAAAATTTCCTCCCGGAAAAGCTGTAGGGTTCGTCTTGGCCCTGCTTGGAGTCAGTACCATCATAGGCCATGGAAACCCTGTATCCATATTAACCGAAGGCGCAAATTTCGGAGACCTGTGCATCATCGGCTGCGCATTAAGCTGGGGAACTTATTCGCTGGCCGGAAAGCCGGTGCTTCGAAGAGTCTCCGCTCTTGAATCGGTATACTGGTCCTGCCTGTTCGGCACCTTTATGCTGATAGGACCTGCGTTGTACCATGGACTCATAAACGAAGCGATGAATGCTTCATTTGTGGATTACATATGTGTCCTGTACCTTGCCCTGCTCGGTACCGGGCTCAGCTTCAGCTGGTATTTTTCGGCAATAAGGGAGATAGGACCTTCAAAGACAGGGATATTTATAAACCTTGTCCCGGTTGTTGCTATTTTCCTTGGAGTTGTAATGCTGGGAGAGCAGGTTGACATGTTCCTTGTTATAGGTGGCACGCTTACCATCGCAGGAGTTTGGTTGACAAACCGCAGCAAGTAG
- a CDS encoding C-GCAxxG-C-C family protein has translation MKKNNAREYFQEGYLCAESILLAGAETLGIKNPAIPAMATAFCSGTSRTTGTCGAYQGSLLLISLLHGRQHPEQDLDYCYALAQEFTTWFETRFGSTNCYKLCGCDFREDRDRIKFQKDGIKENICYPLVEDAAEFAINLLRNNI, from the coding sequence ATGAAAAAAAATAACGCGCGCGAATACTTCCAAGAAGGCTACCTCTGTGCCGAAAGTATACTTTTGGCCGGTGCCGAGACATTGGGAATAAAAAACCCGGCCATTCCGGCCATGGCAACCGCTTTCTGCTCGGGGACATCGAGAACAACAGGAACATGCGGCGCCTATCAGGGAAGCCTGCTGCTGATAAGCCTGCTCCATGGAAGGCAGCACCCGGAACAGGACCTGGATTACTGCTATGCACTGGCGCAGGAATTCACCACCTGGTTCGAAACACGTTTCGGCAGCACCAACTGTTACAAACTTTGCGGATGCGACTTTCGTGAAGACCGAGACCGCATAAAATTCCAGAAAGATGGTATCAAGGAAAATATTTGCTACCCGCTTGTGGAAGATGCAGCCGAATTCGCCATAAACCTGCTAAGGAATAATATTTAA
- a CDS encoding DMT family transporter yields the protein MSRFLSRYIAVLALLLAVLLWSSSFIALKISMAVYDPTVVIFGRMMLASLCFVFFIPGFRKQPIRKGDFKWLAIMAFCEPCMYFVFESHALLHTSAAQAGMICATLPLLMAVSARFVLNERLSRKTLTGFILAVAGGIWLSLCSESTDSAPNPILGNFLEFLAMCCAVGYMTILKKMTAYYSALFLTAFQAFMGAIFYLPLLVLPSTTMPTTFDPLALGMIIYLGICITLGAYGLYNFGMSKLPANQTSAFINLIPVFTLVLGWVILDERFTGIQFTAAALVMTGVILSQDRNRDRSDKDKAEAPV from the coding sequence GTGTCCAGATTCCTGTCCAGATATATTGCGGTGCTGGCTTTGCTGCTTGCAGTTCTTCTCTGGTCCAGCTCCTTCATAGCACTTAAAATTTCCATGGCTGTATACGATCCTACCGTGGTCATTTTCGGCAGGATGATGCTGGCATCCCTCTGCTTTGTATTTTTCATTCCCGGCTTCAGAAAGCAGCCTATCCGCAAGGGAGATTTCAAATGGCTGGCAATCATGGCATTTTGCGAACCGTGCATGTACTTTGTGTTCGAAAGCCACGCCCTGCTCCACACTTCCGCCGCACAGGCAGGTATGATCTGCGCGACATTGCCGTTGCTGATGGCTGTCTCGGCACGCTTCGTGCTCAATGAAAGACTCAGCCGCAAAACACTTACCGGATTCATACTGGCGGTAGCTGGCGGCATATGGCTTTCCCTGTGCTCCGAATCAACAGATTCCGCACCGAATCCGATACTCGGTAATTTTCTGGAATTTCTGGCCATGTGCTGCGCTGTGGGCTACATGACCATTCTCAAAAAAATGACCGCCTACTACTCGGCCCTTTTCCTGACCGCGTTTCAGGCTTTCATGGGCGCAATATTCTATCTGCCGCTGCTGGTCCTGCCCTCCACAACCATGCCGACAACCTTTGACCCCCTTGCGCTGGGCATGATCATTTATCTTGGTATCTGCATAACCCTTGGGGCCTACGGATTATATAATTTCGGCATGAGCAAACTGCCCGCCAACCAGACTTCGGCTTTCATCAACCTTATCCCGGTATTCACCCTTGTCCTGGGATGGGTCATACTGGACGAACGATTCACGGGCATCCAGTTTACGGCCGCAGCACTGGTCATGACCGGCGTCATACTCAGTCAGGACAGAAACAGGGACAGATCGGATAAAGATAAGGCCGAAGCCCCGGTCTAA
- a CDS encoding proline dehydrogenase family protein, which translates to MSVEISSLDSKIIDRGKLFFSSISGEAPSVFNKGWWTGKVMDWAMQNEEFKVQMFRFVDVLPYLNTSESLSRHIEEYFAGDDSNIPDVLKWGATKTGFGGGLVAKVLNKTIRSNIEGMARQFIIGQEAKEAVKGIRKLRKDGFAFVLDLLGEATVSAEEADAYREGYMEVLNAIEKEYRKWDGLGTGGELDWGHAPKINVAVKPSAFYSQSKPVDLEGTVEGMIASIEPVYRKIMDMGGFMCIDMEQLKYKEPTVEMYKRLRKKYPDYPHLGIVFQAYLKSVDNDVAGLIAWARDENLPISIRLVKGAYWDSETVTAKQNDWPVPVWTRKPESDMAYERVARMILENHDICHYACASHNIRTISAIMEMAQAMGVPEDRYEFQVLYGMAEPVRKGLKNVAKRVRLYCPYGDLIPGMAYLVRRLLENTANESFLKQTFADEADVNLLLENPEKTLERELAAKPRRTKPEAAEGELPTFINFAPADFTVKEQREAFPAAIARLRSKLGKRYPLYIGGREIVTDDTLDSYNPADTSEIIGTVCQAGTAEVDQAVAVAREAYLDWRNVEPRERAEYLLKAANYLKENVYDLCAMQVLEVGKQWDQAQADIGEAIDFMEYYAREMIRLGEPRRMGKAPGEYSRYFYQGKGVAAVIAPWNFPLAISVGMVSAAIVAGCPVVYKPAGLSSAVGFGIVDMFRAAGLPAGVFNYVPGRGSVMGDHLVDHPDVAVIAFTGSMEVGLRIQERAAKVHPGQEQCKKVIAEMGGKNAIIIDDDADLDEAVLGVLYAAFGFQGQKCSACSRVIVLDSIYDRFLHRLKEAAGSIKIGPAEDPANYMGPVVDEGAKQNVLEYCRIAESEGSVVVKREAAPEYLEKGCYAPLLIVDGITKDHRIAQEEVFGPVLAVMRAGNFSEAIDIANATKFGLTGSVYSRSPKHLELASREFRVGNLYLNKPSVGALVERHAFGGFKMSGVGSKSGGPDYLLQFMDPRIVCENTIRRGFTPISDDDDWVE; encoded by the coding sequence ATGAGCGTTGAAATCTCCTCCCTCGACAGCAAGATCATTGATCGCGGAAAACTTTTTTTCAGTTCCATTTCCGGTGAAGCCCCCTCTGTCTTCAACAAGGGCTGGTGGACGGGAAAGGTAATGGACTGGGCCATGCAGAACGAAGAGTTCAAGGTCCAGATGTTTCGTTTTGTGGATGTCCTGCCGTATTTGAACACTTCGGAATCCCTTTCCAGACATATTGAGGAATACTTTGCCGGAGATGACAGCAATATTCCCGACGTTCTCAAGTGGGGAGCCACCAAGACCGGCTTCGGCGGCGGACTTGTCGCCAAGGTTCTCAACAAGACGATCCGTTCGAATATCGAGGGAATGGCCCGGCAGTTCATTATCGGGCAGGAGGCCAAGGAGGCTGTAAAAGGGATCCGCAAGCTCCGCAAGGACGGTTTTGCCTTTGTCCTGGACCTGCTCGGAGAAGCCACTGTTTCGGCTGAAGAGGCCGATGCCTACCGCGAAGGCTACATGGAAGTCCTAAATGCCATTGAGAAGGAATACAGGAAGTGGGACGGACTGGGAACCGGCGGAGAACTTGATTGGGGACATGCCCCGAAAATCAACGTTGCCGTTAAGCCTTCAGCCTTTTACTCCCAGTCCAAACCGGTTGATCTCGAAGGAACAGTCGAGGGCATGATCGCCAGTATCGAACCGGTTTACCGCAAGATAATGGACATGGGCGGATTCATGTGCATCGATATGGAACAGCTCAAGTACAAAGAGCCTACCGTGGAGATGTACAAGCGTCTTCGCAAGAAATATCCCGACTATCCTCATCTGGGAATAGTCTTTCAGGCATATCTCAAAAGTGTCGATAACGATGTGGCTGGATTGATTGCCTGGGCCAGAGATGAAAACCTGCCGATTTCAATCCGGCTGGTAAAAGGGGCCTACTGGGATTCGGAAACGGTAACAGCCAAGCAGAACGACTGGCCTGTTCCGGTCTGGACCCGCAAGCCTGAATCGGACATGGCATACGAGCGCGTGGCCCGTATGATTCTTGAAAATCACGATATCTGCCACTATGCCTGCGCTTCCCACAACATCCGTACCATTTCCGCAATCATGGAAATGGCTCAGGCCATGGGCGTTCCGGAAGACCGGTACGAGTTTCAGGTCCTTTACGGGATGGCGGAGCCGGTGCGCAAGGGGCTTAAAAATGTGGCCAAGCGAGTCCGCCTGTACTGCCCGTACGGTGATCTGATTCCCGGAATGGCTTATCTGGTTCGGCGACTGCTGGAAAATACTGCCAACGAATCATTTCTCAAACAGACCTTTGCTGATGAGGCCGATGTTAATCTCCTTCTTGAAAATCCGGAAAAAACCCTTGAGCGCGAGCTTGCCGCAAAGCCCCGCAGAACCAAGCCGGAAGCCGCTGAAGGGGAGCTGCCGACCTTTATCAACTTCGCCCCGGCCGATTTTACGGTCAAGGAACAGCGCGAAGCCTTTCCCGCAGCCATAGCCCGCTTGCGCAGCAAGCTGGGCAAACGTTATCCGCTCTACATCGGCGGCAGGGAAATTGTAACTGACGATACTCTGGATTCATATAATCCGGCCGATACCTCAGAAATTATCGGGACCGTATGTCAGGCCGGTACTGCCGAAGTGGATCAGGCTGTCGCTGTCGCCCGCGAGGCTTATCTGGACTGGCGCAATGTGGAACCGCGTGAACGGGCTGAATATCTGCTGAAAGCCGCCAATTATCTCAAGGAAAATGTTTATGACCTGTGTGCCATGCAGGTGCTTGAAGTAGGCAAGCAGTGGGATCAGGCTCAGGCCGATATAGGTGAAGCCATAGACTTCATGGAATACTACGCCCGTGAAATGATCCGGCTGGGCGAGCCCCGGCGCATGGGTAAGGCTCCCGGAGAATACTCCCGTTATTTCTATCAGGGTAAAGGGGTGGCTGCGGTTATTGCTCCGTGGAACTTCCCGCTGGCCATCAGCGTGGGTATGGTTTCCGCTGCAATCGTTGCAGGATGTCCGGTTGTGTATAAACCCGCCGGTCTTTCCTCGGCAGTCGGTTTCGGAATTGTCGATATGTTCCGGGCCGCAGGACTTCCCGCCGGTGTTTTCAACTATGTTCCGGGGCGTGGGTCAGTCATGGGCGACCATCTGGTGGACCACCCGGATGTTGCGGTAATCGCATTTACCGGTTCCATGGAAGTGGGGCTGCGTATTCAGGAACGTGCCGCCAAAGTTCATCCCGGGCAGGAACAGTGCAAGAAAGTCATTGCCGAGATGGGAGGTAAGAATGCCATTATCATTGATGACGATGCCGATCTTGACGAAGCCGTGCTGGGCGTGCTTTATGCCGCTTTCGGTTTTCAGGGGCAGAAATGCTCAGCATGTTCCCGGGTAATCGTGCTGGATTCCATCTATGACCGCTTCCTGCACAGGTTGAAGGAAGCCGCCGGCTCCATAAAAATCGGTCCTGCCGAGGACCCGGCCAACTATATGGGCCCTGTTGTGGATGAGGGTGCAAAGCAGAACGTATTGGAGTACTGCCGCATAGCCGAGTCCGAAGGATCGGTTGTCGTCAAACGCGAAGCTGCACCGGAATACCTTGAAAAAGGCTGCTACGCACCGCTGCTCATTGTTGATGGTATCACAAAGGACCACCGTATTGCGCAGGAAGAGGTCTTCGGGCCGGTTCTCGCTGTAATGCGTGCCGGTAACTTCAGTGAGGCCATCGACATTGCCAACGCTACCAAGTTCGGGCTGACCGGGTCAGTATATTCCAGGAGCCCGAAACATCTGGAGCTGGCATCCAGAGAATTTCGGGTCGGCAACCTCTACCTCAATAAACCGAGTGTCGGGGCTTTGGTGGAACGGCATGCGTTCGGCGGATTCAAGATGTCCGGCGTGGGTTCCAAGTCGGGCGGTCCCGATTACCTGCTGCAGTTCATGGATCCAAGAATAGTCTGCGAAAATACCATTCGGCGTGGATTCACTCCCATTTCCGATGATGATGACTGGGTCGAATAA